Proteins encoded by one window of Flavobacterium sp. N502540:
- a CDS encoding rhodanese-related sulfurtransferase produces the protein MQLYNTLSAEERAIMIDDAGKQRLTLSFYAYAKIEDPKKFRDDLFIAWNKLDALGRIYVANEGINAQMSIPAENLEAFRTTLEVYDFMKGIRLNEAVEHDDHSFLKLTIKVRHKIVADGLNDETFDVTNIGIHLKAKEFNAILDDPDTIVVDFRNHYESEVGHFKNAITPDVETFRESLPIINEQLQNHKEDKNLVMYCTGGIRCEKASAYFKHQGFKNVYQLEGGIINYAKQIEEEGLESKFIGKNFVFDNRLGERITEDIISQCHQCGKPCDNHTNCENDGCHLLFIQCDECKSAMENCCSTECLEIIHMPLVDQVRLRTGKQVGNKVFRKGKSENLKFKHSGDLPNTALAAAEKPVDIRQKVKVKKALLGKAEHYYVKAQVAQFTIENQELNSGDKILISGPTTGNQELVLERLIVNGAETSTAKIGDKVTFEVPFRIRLSDKLYKIIN, from the coding sequence ATGCAACTGTATAACACTTTGAGCGCAGAAGAAAGAGCCATCATGATCGATGATGCCGGTAAACAACGACTAACGTTGTCTTTCTATGCGTATGCCAAAATTGAAGATCCCAAAAAATTTCGCGACGATTTATTTATTGCCTGGAACAAGCTTGATGCTTTAGGCCGAATTTATGTGGCTAACGAAGGTATTAATGCTCAGATGAGTATTCCTGCCGAAAATTTGGAAGCTTTTAGAACAACTCTGGAAGTGTACGATTTCATGAAAGGCATTCGTTTGAATGAAGCCGTAGAACATGATGATCATTCCTTTTTAAAACTAACGATCAAAGTTCGTCACAAAATTGTTGCCGACGGTTTGAATGACGAAACTTTTGATGTAACCAATATTGGCATTCACCTGAAAGCCAAAGAATTTAATGCCATTCTTGACGATCCTGATACAATTGTGGTTGATTTTAGAAATCACTACGAGAGTGAAGTAGGGCACTTTAAAAATGCAATTACTCCTGATGTTGAAACTTTTAGAGAAAGTTTACCAATCATCAACGAACAGCTTCAAAATCATAAAGAAGATAAAAACCTTGTGATGTATTGCACCGGAGGAATTCGTTGCGAAAAAGCAAGTGCCTATTTTAAGCACCAGGGTTTTAAAAATGTCTATCAATTAGAAGGAGGTATCATCAATTACGCCAAACAAATTGAGGAAGAAGGTCTGGAAAGCAAATTCATCGGAAAAAACTTTGTGTTTGATAATCGTTTAGGGGAAAGAATTACAGAAGATATTATTTCGCAATGTCACCAATGCGGAAAACCTTGTGACAATCATACCAATTGTGAAAACGATGGCTGCCATTTATTGTTTATTCAGTGCGATGAATGTAAATCGGCAATGGAAAACTGTTGTTCAACAGAATGTCTGGAAATTATCCACATGCCTTTAGTAGATCAGGTTCGATTGAGAACCGGAAAACAAGTTGGAAACAAAGTTTTCAGAAAAGGAAAATCGGAAAATTTGAAATTCAAACATTCAGGCGATTTACCCAATACAGCTTTGGCCGCAGCAGAAAAACCTGTTGATATTCGTCAGAAAGTAAAAGTAAAAAAAGCACTTCTTGGAAAAGCAGAACATTATTATGTAAAAGCACAGGTGGCACAGTTTACGATTGAAAACCAAGAGTTAAACAGTGGTGACAAAATCTTAATCTCAGGACCAACAACCGGTAATCAGGAATTGGTTTTAGAAAGACTGATTGTGAACGGAGCCGAAACTTCAACCGCTAAAATTGGTGATAAAGTTACTTTTGAAGTTCCTTTCAGAATCAGATTGTCTGATAAATTATATAAAATTATAAACTAA
- a CDS encoding efflux RND transporter periplasmic adaptor subunit produces the protein MNKFYPSAILLLFFLSACKKETPPPPKPLEISVLTVLNQDVNVESEYTGQTYGQSDIQINPRVDGIILSQNFKEGGFVTKGQVLYTIDPLPYKTKMDEAAGTLAESQAGLAKTKADLDMIAPLAKINAVSQRELISAKSAYSASQAKIKASQASLENSKIELGYCRIIAPISGLIGISKVRVGDYVRPGAASVLNTISDLGDVRVRFTMSEQEFLRLFREFNKPNSSLKGSGATVSLKLSDGSTYPETGKVSFADRQIDPSTGAITFEAAFSNPDKLLRPGQYVKIGLLTDVRKDAIVIPQRAVIEVQGIYQVYVLGKDNKVNMQIVKPGPAVKDGYVIEDGLKPGDKIAMGGTSLLKNGSPITPKVIQWQLGQTQAAATK, from the coding sequence ATGAACAAATTTTATCCTTCTGCAATTCTCCTCCTTTTCTTTCTTTCAGCCTGTAAAAAAGAAACTCCGCCACCACCCAAACCTCTTGAAATTTCAGTTCTTACTGTTTTAAATCAGGATGTAAATGTAGAATCCGAATACACCGGACAGACTTATGGTCAGTCAGACATTCAGATAAATCCTCGTGTTGATGGTATTATTTTGAGTCAGAATTTTAAAGAAGGTGGTTTTGTTACCAAAGGGCAGGTGTTGTACACTATTGACCCTCTTCCTTATAAAACCAAAATGGACGAAGCCGCAGGGACACTGGCAGAATCGCAAGCCGGTTTGGCAAAAACCAAAGCCGATTTAGACATGATAGCGCCATTAGCGAAGATAAATGCGGTTAGTCAAAGAGAATTAATTTCGGCTAAATCAGCCTACAGTGCGTCTCAGGCTAAAATTAAAGCGTCTCAGGCTTCTCTGGAAAATTCAAAAATCGAACTGGGCTATTGCCGTATTATCGCACCAATTTCAGGTTTAATCGGAATATCAAAAGTAAGAGTAGGCGATTATGTGAGACCTGGTGCGGCATCAGTTCTAAATACAATCTCTGATCTAGGTGATGTCAGGGTTCGATTTACCATGAGCGAACAGGAATTTCTTCGTTTGTTTAGAGAATTCAACAAACCTAATTCTTCTTTAAAAGGTTCCGGTGCTACAGTTTCTCTGAAATTATCCGACGGTTCGACTTATCCTGAAACGGGTAAAGTCAGTTTCGCCGACAGACAGATTGATCCTTCTACAGGCGCGATAACATTTGAAGCGGCATTTTCAAATCCTGACAAATTATTACGTCCGGGACAATATGTAAAAATCGGATTGCTTACAGACGTTCGTAAAGATGCGATCGTGATTCCACAACGTGCTGTTATTGAAGTACAGGGTATTTATCAGGTTTACGTATTGGGCAAAGACAATAAAGTCAACATGCAAATCGTAAAACCCGGGCCGGCTGTAAAAGATGGTTACGTAATAGAAGATGGCTTAAAACCCGGAGACAAAATAGCTATGGGAGGTACTTCATTATTAAAAAATGGAAGTCCTATTACACCAAAAGTAATTCAATGGCAATTAGGTCAGACACAAGCTGCGGCAACTAAATAA